CCACGATTCGCGCGTGAGTCATTGGCGAACCTGCTGTCCCAGCACCGCGAGGCGTTGACCGCCGAATGGCGGCGGGAGCAGGACAAGTTCCTCTACAGCGCCGGCGCGCCCGCCGGGGCGGATATCGTTGACTTCGGATTTGACGCCTGCCTCGAACTGCTCGCCTCCGGCTGTCTCGCGCGTTCCGGGAACTTCCTGACCCGGTTCCGTGCGCCCGGCGAAACCCCGGCCCATACGGCCGCCCGCCTGCATCATGTGTTCAGCACGATGTGCCATTCCCTGACTCCCGTGGTGGTTGACGCGTGGGGAGACGACCCGGAGCGCCTGCGCCAGGCCATCGCCCTCTTGCTTGGCGCAATGGACATAGGCGTCGCTGAGGTATGTTCTGCGCTGGAACTGGCTGTCTCCAAGCGAGACCGCGACGCGAGCGAGTACCACCTGCACTGCCTGGAGGAACTGGCGCGCCATGTGACGCGGGATTCACTGCGGCTCGTCGCCGCCGGGAGTGTCCCGCCGTCGCAGGGTCAGCGGATCGCTATCTGTCACGCTTCCGACGCCGCCTTCATCCGCCGCGCGGTCGTCACAACCGCCCGGGAAATCGAGATGGCCCAACCGCGGGTGGAGGATCTGAGCCTGGCGGTAGGTGAAGCGGTTTCCAATGTCATCCGGCACGCAGGAGTCGGAACGGCGCACGTATGGCGTACGGATAATACCGTATTCGTGCGGGTGGACGACAACGGCCGCGGAATCGCCGTTGAGAACCTTCCGAACGTGGTGAGCCCCGGATGGTCATCGGAGTATTCGCTGGGAATGGGATTCACACTGATGCTGGAAATGTCCGACACACTTTGGCTGGCCTCGGGGCCGGAAGGCACGTCCATCTGCATCGAGAAATGGACCTTTGGACGCCCGATGTACGACGCCGGCGCCTCCCATCCGGCGACTGTCCGCTACCTCGCGTGACTCCTACCTCAGATAGACACATTCCGCAACCGACCCGGCTCCGCTCTGGTTGACCAGCCCGCCGGCGCCGATACAAACTGACAGCATCCTCGGTACCGGCGTCCCGCCGCACCCTAGAAAAAAGGACCATTTCCGATATGAAATTCTGTGTTTACGCCCTGACCGCGGTCGCGTTGTCGGCGTCCACCGTTCGGGCCCAGGACCTGGCGCCTCTTCCCAGCGCCACGGCGAATTACCTTTCCGGCCCGCTCAAGATTGACGGCCGGTTGGACGAAATGGCGTGGAAGGATGCGCCAGTGATCGCGCTGGACAAGACCTACGATGGCAAGCCGGTGCCGGGCGGCGCCACCGTCCGCCTGTTGTGGGACAAGGATTACCTCTACTTGGGCGCGCAGGTGCCGGACGAAACCGTGGTGGCCGGGAAATTGTCGCGAGACGGCTTCCTGTGGGAAAAAGACGACGTCCTGGAACTGTTCGTATGGCCCCGCGAGGACCAGCCGTATTACTACGAGATTGTTGTCAATCCGCGTGGAACGCTCTACGACGCGTTCTTCGTCGCCAAGCCGACGCACGATGGGCCTGAGCTGACGCTGGCGGATTGGAACCCCGACATCCGCGTTCAGACGCGCCTTGTGCCGGTGCTTTACCGCCCGGACAAGGTCGGGTCGCCGAACAAGGACGGCTACTGGTCCGTGGAACTGGCGCTCCCGATTTCGTCGCTCGCGTCCCGCGGCAGCCAGCCCCCGGCGGCCGGTGAGACGTGGCGCGTGCAACTCAACCGGTATAATCGTCCCGATCCGGGCCCGGGCCAGTTGGACGCCACCGCGTGGTCGCCCTACTACAAGCTGGGCGAGCCGCATCTGCTCGACCGGTTCGGCAGGATCACGCTTACCGGCGGTCCGGCGCCTGTGATACCGCGCGTCGTCCCGGAGACCGCCGTCGTGGAGGCGCCTACCGCCCCCGTGGCAACCCCGCCGGTTGTGACGCCGCCCGCGCCCACTCCCGCTCCGGTTGTGACGCCTCCCACGCCCACTCCCGCGCCGGTTGTGACGCCTCCCACGCCCGTGCCGACCCCGGCGACCCCGGCGACCCCGGCAACTCCGGCGACTCCGGCAAACCCTGCCACGAAGCTGAACTTCGATTTCAAGGAGATGCCGATCCGGGATGCGCTCGACTCGCTTTTCAGGGGAAGGGACTTGAAATACACCATTACCCCGGAAGCCGTCCAGGCGACGCCGTCGGTCACGCTGCAGATCCAGGACAAGACGTTTGATCAGGCAGTGCTTGACCTCGTCAACGCCGCCAAGCTCCAGTACCGAATCGACGCCAACACGGGCGTGTATGCCATCGATGTTCCGGCGGCCCCGGCCGTACCCGCGCCCGATGCGCCGCCGGCGCCCGCCGCTCCGGCTCCCAACACACCGCCGAAGGGTTGACGCTTAATACGGTCACACGGAAACGGCCCGGCGGTCTTTACAGACTGCCGGGCCGTTTTTGTCATTCATTTGGCCTGAAACGCGCCTGTAAGGTTTTAGCCTTTCCTCCCCACTTATCTCATGTACGACCCACGGACCCCAATGAACCGATGAGATGACTTCTTCCTCTGACCTGACATTCGAAGCCCTTGTGGAGCGCTACCGCCAACCTCTGGCGGCGGCGGCCTATCACCTGTGCGGCAACCGGGATGCGGCTCAGGACATCGTGCAGGAGACGCTTGTCGATGCATACCGGGGAATCAGTGGCCTGCGTGAGCCCGGTCGGGCCGGGGCATGGCTTTACGCCATCCTTCGACGCAAGGCAGCGGCGCACCGAATGGGCAGGCGCTTCGAGAAGGAGATTCCAGAGGACATCGCGACTCTCGGACCGAACGATGGCGAGAACCTCGTCCGGGGCATCGTGATGGAACGGCTGGAGGCGCTCTCCACGGAAGATCGCGAGGTCCTCGCCGGGAAGTATCTGTTGGGCCTGAGTTACCGGGAACTGGCGGAGAGCCTCGGCATAACGGAGAACGCGGTCGGCGTGCGCTGCTTCCGGGCGATGGAACGGCTGCGAGAGGCCCTGCGTGGGGTTGGCCTCGAAGTCCCGGGGAAGCGCGGGAGGTGAATGATATGGCCTGCAACCAGGAAACATTGATTCTGCTGTCGCGCTATGCGAACGACGAAACGACTGCCGAGGAGGCTGCCCGCGCGACCGCTCATGTCGGGTCCTGCACCGCCTGCCGCGATCTGTTGGAAGACTGGCGGAGCCAGCGCCAGTTGCTCATCTGGGCATCCACGCTGGAGCTTCCGGAGTTGTCCGCGATCACATTGCGCGAAATCGCCCAAAGGGAGGAACCCATGTCTGTACCGCTGCGAGCATCACGACGCTTCGCCTGGCCGCATATGCGCATCAACCGGGCGTTCTCATTCGCCACGGTGGCCACGGCCGTCACGCTGGGTCTTATGTACACGTACGCATCTCGTAATGCCCTCTTCACGCCCAGGCTACCGGACGGCACAACTCTGGGCAGCGCTGCCCCCGTGGTCCGCGTCCACAACGGAATCGTGCTGGAACTGGCGCCCAATACCAGGGTCACGCGTCTTGGCGACGATCGGATTCGATTGGACGCCGGCTGGCTGCGGGCCACGGTGCGCCACGGGAGCGGACTTCGAATTCAGACCAAGCGCCTCGATGTGCGAGATGTAGGTACCGTCTTCCAGATGAACGCCGGCGCGCCTAGCGACAGCGTTACAGTGGAAGAAGGCGAGGTCTCCGTATCAAGGGGCGGAAAGACATACCAGGTCCGTCACGAGCAGATCCTGTCAGTGTCTGACAAAGGGCAACCCGATTGGGGCGCGCTCCCTGCTTACAAGCCGGAGGAAGGCGAACCCGGCCAGCCTCTTGTGAACTCACATGATGCGTTCGTTCCCACGGACGAGCAATCCCTGGATTGGCGTGAAGGCCTTCAGCGCCTCGCCACCGTGCTTCCAGATGCGAGAAGTAGCGGGACGAGCGGTGCAAGCTCGACCTGGCCAGGGGTGGATTCCGTGTTCCGGCTCTCCCAATCATTCGCCCAGGGCGCTCGCAGGGGAATGCGCGCCCATTTTGCAGAGATCGCACGAGCCCAGAGTGGCGATACCGGCAACATCGGTACGTGGGAGTTCCCCGTCGCCTACGTGATGGTAGACAACGTGGCCGACCCTCGGGGACTCGCACCGGACACCTATCAGATTGGGATGTTCGCCAATGGATCACGCCTGTTCTGGCGGTTCAGGGGGAGCCGGGGGACTGTACTAGACACTCCACTCAGCTTCGAACGACAACCGATATCCCGGACAGGCGGCATATGTAGCGGCAACGGCAGTTCCTCCGCAGGCAACTGGGAGTTCAACATGGTTCGCGAACAGGGACAGGCTACGTCGACCGCTTACCTTCGCTTCATGGATTGGCCTGGCGCTATGAAGCCGACCCTGCGACTGGAACTGAAACCCCTGGATGGGTACCACCGAGAAGCGCGCACGATGCAAGCGGACCTGATTCGCCGGACCGCCGGAGTAACCGGCCTCGCGCTGGAGCGAGGGAACGCCGACTTGCTGTATCTCGATCCAGGGCGTTCGCATAGACTGATGATCGCCTGGAACGCGAATGCCGGAAGCCAAGCGAACGCTGTGATGGAACGCGCGGGGAAGGGGCGTGGCGACTCCGCTTTGATGGGAGTCCTATTCACCGATAGCCCTCTGATTCTGCCCCATCTACCCGCCGGCACTTATCTCCTGAAGTGGATCGCACCCTCCTCGGGTGGAGCGTCGCGCTGGGAGATAGGAACGCTGAACGGAAGAGCCGCGATGGCGCTGCCATCGAACGCCGATCACTGGAAGGGACTAGACGCACATCGGATCACGGCTACCAGCGACCAACCATTGTCCGGGTCCGGTGTCTCCCGCCCGCTGGCCGTTGAGATTGGAACGGGGGCAGCGAGCGGCGGGGCGTATCCGTTTCGTTTCACGCTCCGGAATAACTCGACGGATATACGCGCCCTCGGCAGCGGCTGGGTCCAAGTGAAGCAACCGTAATCGGATCGACGCCGATGCGAACGGCCCGGCGGTCTTCACTGACTGCCGGGCCGTTTCGTCATTCCGCCGGTTTCGGCGCCCATTTTGGCGGGCGGCCCTTGCTCATCGCATCGAGGCCTTCGCAGACGTCCTCGGAACTGCGGGATTTCGCGAGGCAGGTTGCGACGTCGTCCAGGGTGTCCGAACTTAGCAGGCTGTGGCCGTGGTAAGTGAGCCGGCGAATGAGGGCTTTGGTTTGTTTATGAGCGTGCGGCGCGCCGCGCAGCATGCCGATGACCGCGGCCTCAACGGCGCCGTCCAGTTGCGATCGGGTGGCCACCACATCGTGAACCAGCCGTATTTCCTTGGCGCGTGCCGCATCAAAGGGGCGTCCCGTCAGCAGGATGTTGCGGGCGTGGCTTCCGCCGATCTTCGCGATCAGAAATGGCGCTACACACGCGGGGACAAGCCCGTACGATAGCTCCGGGGCCTGGAATGTGGTATCCGCGGAAGCCACCACCACGTCGCAGGCGGCAACCAGCCCGAGGGCGTCTCCGATGACCGCGCCGTGTACGGCGGCGACAACCGGTTTGGCAAATCCATCCAGAGAGTCGAGCATCGTCGCCAGGCTCTTCGCGTCGCGAAGGTTGTCGGCATATGATGCTTCGGACATGTGGTCCAGCCAGCGCATGTCGGTTCCGTCTGAAAAGACCGGTCCCGCTCCTCTGAGGACAACGA
This DNA window, taken from Armatimonadota bacterium, encodes the following:
- a CDS encoding FecR family protein gives rise to the protein MACNQETLILLSRYANDETTAEEAARATAHVGSCTACRDLLEDWRSQRQLLIWASTLELPELSAITLREIAQREEPMSVPLRASRRFAWPHMRINRAFSFATVATAVTLGLMYTYASRNALFTPRLPDGTTLGSAAPVVRVHNGIVLELAPNTRVTRLGDDRIRLDAGWLRATVRHGSGLRIQTKRLDVRDVGTVFQMNAGAPSDSVTVEEGEVSVSRGGKTYQVRHEQILSVSDKGQPDWGALPAYKPEEGEPGQPLVNSHDAFVPTDEQSLDWREGLQRLATVLPDARSSGTSGASSTWPGVDSVFRLSQSFAQGARRGMRAHFAEIARAQSGDTGNIGTWEFPVAYVMVDNVADPRGLAPDTYQIGMFANGSRLFWRFRGSRGTVLDTPLSFERQPISRTGGICSGNGSSSAGNWEFNMVREQGQATSTAYLRFMDWPGAMKPTLRLELKPLDGYHREARTMQADLIRRTAGVTGLALERGNADLLYLDPGRSHRLMIAWNANAGSQANAVMERAGKGRGDSALMGVLFTDSPLILPHLPAGTYLLKWIAPSSGGASRWEIGTLNGRAAMALPSNADHWKGLDAHRITATSDQPLSGSGVSRPLAVEIGTGAASGGAYPFRFTLRNNSTDIRALGSGWVQVKQP
- a CDS encoding enoyl-CoA hydratase-related protein yields the protein MNEDTRIETALDARGVMTLTLNRPAERNALDGQSVSELMRNLEAAGANSSVKVVVLRGAGPVFSDGTDMRWLDHMSEASYADNLRDAKSLATMLDSLDGFAKPVVAAVHGAVIGDALGLVAACDVVVASADTTFQAPELSYGLVPACVAPFLIAKIGGSHARNILLTGRPFDAARAKEIRLVHDVVATRSQLDGAVEAAVIGMLRGAPHAHKQTKALIRRLTYHGHSLLSSDTLDDVATCLAKSRSSEDVCEGLDAMSKGRPPKWAPKPAE
- a CDS encoding ATP-binding protein, with translation MPKEQPPERVSPSHPLDAIAPRFARESLANLLSQHREALTAEWRREQDKFLYSAGAPAGADIVDFGFDACLELLASGCLARSGNFLTRFRAPGETPAHTAARLHHVFSTMCHSLTPVVVDAWGDDPERLRQAIALLLGAMDIGVAEVCSALELAVSKRDRDASEYHLHCLEELARHVTRDSLRLVAAGSVPPSQGQRIAICHASDAAFIRRAVVTTAREIEMAQPRVEDLSLAVGEAVSNVIRHAGVGTAHVWRTDNTVFVRVDDNGRGIAVENLPNVVSPGWSSEYSLGMGFTLMLEMSDTLWLASGPEGTSICIEKWTFGRPMYDAGASHPATVRYLA
- a CDS encoding RNA polymerase sigma factor → MTSSSDLTFEALVERYRQPLAAAAYHLCGNRDAAQDIVQETLVDAYRGISGLREPGRAGAWLYAILRRKAAAHRMGRRFEKEIPEDIATLGPNDGENLVRGIVMERLEALSTEDREVLAGKYLLGLSYRELAESLGITENAVGVRCFRAMERLREALRGVGLEVPGKRGR
- a CDS encoding carbohydrate-binding family 9-like protein; protein product: MKFCVYALTAVALSASTVRAQDLAPLPSATANYLSGPLKIDGRLDEMAWKDAPVIALDKTYDGKPVPGGATVRLLWDKDYLYLGAQVPDETVVAGKLSRDGFLWEKDDVLELFVWPREDQPYYYEIVVNPRGTLYDAFFVAKPTHDGPELTLADWNPDIRVQTRLVPVLYRPDKVGSPNKDGYWSVELALPISSLASRGSQPPAAGETWRVQLNRYNRPDPGPGQLDATAWSPYYKLGEPHLLDRFGRITLTGGPAPVIPRVVPETAVVEAPTAPVATPPVVTPPAPTPAPVVTPPTPTPAPVVTPPTPVPTPATPATPATPATPANPATKLNFDFKEMPIRDALDSLFRGRDLKYTITPEAVQATPSVTLQIQDKTFDQAVLDLVNAAKLQYRIDANTGVYAIDVPAAPAVPAPDAPPAPAAPAPNTPPKG